In Fusarium oxysporum Fo47 chromosome IX, complete sequence, the following proteins share a genomic window:
- a CDS encoding NADP-dependent oxidoreductase domain-containing protein — protein sequence MSFGRTVTLNSGHKMPQIGYGTWQAAPGEVGNGVYEALKAGYRHLDLAKIYQNQREVGEGIKKALNDVPGLKREDIFITGKLWNNKHRPEEVPGALDDSLEELGLDYLDLWLIHWPVAFKNGPELFPLKADDKNKTELDQGVTLSQTWEAVTKLPKEKVRSIGVSNFSIEMLETIIKDTGVTPAINQVERHPRLPQPELVKYQKEKGIYLTAYSAFGNNSWGEPLLINTPEVKAIAERLSKSKGKEVTPAQVILAWSTLDNHIVIPKSVTPARIRSNFEEVELDEEAIRELEKFGEKPQRFNIPKTYSPDWDIDVFGDEKEKTATHKVVLKL from the exons ATGTCTTTCGGTCGAACTGTCACCCTCAACTCGGGCCACAAGATGCCCCAGATCGGCTACGGCACCTGGCAGGCTGCCCCCGGTGAGGTCGGCAACGGTGTCTACGAGGCCCTCAAGGCCGGTTACCGTCACCTCGATCTTGCCAAGATCTACCAGAACCAGCGTGAGGTCGGCGAGGGTATCAAGAAGGCCCTCAACGACGTCCCCGGCCTTAAGCGTGAGgacatcttcatcaccgGCAAGCTCTGGAACAACAAGCACCGCCCTGAGGAGGTTCCCGGTGCTCTTGATGACTcccttgaggagcttggtCTTGACTACCTTGAC CTCTGGCTGATCCACTGGCCCGTTGCCTTCAAGAACGGCCCCGAGCTCTTCCCCCTCAAGGCCGACGATAAGAACAAGACCGAGCTTGACCAGGGCGTCACCCTGTCCCAGACTTGGGAGGCTGTTACCAAGCTGCCCAAGGAGAAGGTTCGCTCCATTGGTGTCTCCAACTTCTCTATTGAGATG CTTGAGACCATCATCAAGGACACCGGTGTCACCCCCGCCATCAACCAAGTCGAGCGCCACCCTCGTCTTCCCCAGCCCGAGCTTGTCAAGTaccagaaggagaagggtaTCTACCTGACCGCCTACTCTGCCTTCGGCAACAATTCATGGGGCGAGcctctcctcatcaacaccCCCGAGGTCAAGGCTATCGCTGAGCGCCTCAGCAAGTCCAAGGGTAAGGAGGTCACACCCGCTCAGGTCATCCTCGCCTGGTCCACCCTCGACAACCACATCGTCATCCCCAAGTCCGTTACTCCCGCTCGTATTCGCAGCAACTTCGAGGAGGTGGAGCTTGACGAGGAGGCTATCAgggagcttgagaagttcgGCGAGAAGCCCCAGCGTTTCAACATCCCCAAGACCT ACTCTCCTGACTGGGACATTGATGTTTTCGGcgacgagaaggagaagactgCTACCCACAAGGTGGTTCTTAAGCTGTAG